DNA sequence from the Centropristis striata isolate RG_2023a ecotype Rhode Island chromosome 17, C.striata_1.0, whole genome shotgun sequence genome:
CTTTATTTGGAAACTGACCGGAATTCTCCTTTTTTAATGAGAACATTTTAGTTGAAATGAAGGCCTAATCTCTTAATTGTAAGTGTCAATAATTTAGTTATACctatttctttgtttgtttatattgttCAATTTGTCAAAAATCTGGCATGGGGTTAATGGGTACCTAACCTATCTCTCCCTCTATTTCCCTCCCACTCACAGGATCTCTAGACATGGCGAGCATCACACGACTCCTGGTGATTTTAGAAGAGGACAGTCGCATCAAGCTGGAACTTCCGAATGGCATCCCTGGCTCCGTTGATGAAGTAATCCAAGAAATAAAGAATATTAGTGGTGTAACTAATGAAATACGGCTTCAGTACTACGATGCTGACTTTAGCACTTGGGTTAACTTAACCAAAACTTCAGAACTCAAGGATCTTGCCACTTTGAAGGTTGTTGAACCCCCCCCTGTGACATTATCCTTGGAGCCAGTTGACCTCTCTGTGAATAAGGTCAATGTTCACAGCCAAGATGATGCAAGTTTCTCTTCATCTGCATGCTCAGATGATACATTAGTTGTAAGCGACGTTTCCTCGGACACCTTCAGAAAGGAGCAATGGCCCAAGGTGTTCAACATCCCTACTTTCTCACTTTCCACTGAATCTCAGCTTAAGGCTGGAAATGCTGAGTATCAGAGAAACCAGGTTAGACTGACTCCCAGCTCTAAAATGATTTCCGACATACTTGAAAGACTTGCTAACAAAGTCTATTCGTACAAATCCTATCCTAGTGATGCAGATTTGAGTGAAGTGGCAGAGGcgctcacacagacacacccctGTCTGAAAGAACCAGGGTCCTTCAACCACAGTTACGGATGGAAACAGAGGCTCAAGACGAAGATGTATAACTATCGCACATACCTGAAATCACATAGTTCGTCATCTGACGAGCTGACTGTGAATTCTGTCAAAAGAAAATCCCCCACTGACGCCCACCCAGcaaagaacataaaaaaaccCAGGAGAGCTGAGTCTAACCATTACCCATCTCTACCTCATGGTGAGACCTCTGAGTCCATGGAGCAAGAGAGAATAGCCCTTTTGACTGAAGTAAAGAAAAGGAACAATGGCAAAACGCTTAGGAAGAAGATGGCTCAGACGTTCGCATTTCGGAGGCAAGAAATCGTCAACAAGAAAGCACCTTTGCAGGATATTATTGAGAGATGGCCAGCACTCTTCGAAGTCCAAGAGGTACACTAGCTTTATTCATAACatggataaaaatgtaattaaatgtatgtaaagcTAAATCAcaatcttttctctctctctatatatgtatattcccTAGATAAATGCAGAGTTCCACAGA
Encoded proteins:
- the LOC131989784 gene encoding uncharacterized protein LOC131989784, producing MRHQTGSNWTCSSAGERLIDSFGIYSGSLDMASITRLLVILEEDSRIKLELPNGIPGSVDEVIQEIKNISGVTNEIRLQYYDADFSTWVNLTKTSELKDLATLKVVEPPPVTLSLEPVDLSVNKVNVHSQDDASFSSSACSDDTLVVSDVSSDTFRKEQWPKVFNIPTFSLSTESQLKAGNAEYQRNQVRLTPSSKMISDILERLANKVYSYKSYPSDADLSEVAEALTQTHPCLKEPGSFNHSYGWKQRLKTKMYNYRTYLKSHSSSSDELTVNSVKRKSPTDAHPAKNIKKPRRAESNHYPSLPHGETSESMEQERIALLTEVKKRNNGKTLRKKMAQTFAFRRQEIVNKKAPLQDIIERWPALFEVQEINAEFHRVTTMPLEARFMEKLDEKCMELIQVVRKRGGATREKTKLLPVVETDTDIETRREIALKCLIINMRESVDDLIQEFLVSEKEEAEHMLQGATMAIFVIRDAQAAPKDIGIILEGQEVVNELPSVANAVAILLGLLYVLNMEYPKTLKQTFEYIQKVLMELDPKGMTTKVKKLYDQLYNRA